Within Winogradskyella helgolandensis, the genomic segment ATTTGAAGGATGGTTGTCAAAATACGGACCACAAAAAATCATATTAGGAGCGGATAGTAATGACGGTAAAATCGCGATTAATGGTTGGCAGGAAGAAAGTAATGAAGAGGTAATTTCTTTTATTAAAAACTACCAGAAAAAAAGTGTTCAATATGTGATTTGTACAGATATTTCAAAAGATGGCATGCTCGAAGGACCTTCACTTGAATTGTATAAAACGATTATTAAAGACTGTAGCAATAATAGTTCAAGTCAATCTATTAAACTTATTGCATCCGGAGGTGTTTCGGGAATTCAAGATTTAGAAGACCTAAAAACTATTGGTTGTGAAGGTGTTATTATCGGAAAAGCGATTTACGAGAATAGGATAAGTTTAAAGGAACTGGAACGATTTATATAAAATAGCAATTGGTCTTTTGTTGTTAGCTTTTAGCTAATATCTAAAGGCTCATTCCTAAAACCTAAAATATGTTAACAAAAAGGATAGTCCCATGCCTAGACATCAAAAACGGTAGAACCGTAAAAGGTGTCAATTTCGTAGATTTAAGAGATGCAGGTGATCCTGTTGTATTGGCTAAACAATATGCTGATTTAGGTGCAGACGAATTAGTATTCTTAGATATTGCAGCGACTCTAGAAAACCGTAAAACAATGCACGATATGGTTTTAAAAGTGGCAGAACAAGTCAATATTCCCTTTACAGTTGGTGGTGGAATTTCATCAGTTGAAGATGTGGATGACTTATTACATTGTGGTGCGGATAAAGTATCTATTAATTCATCTGCTGTAAAACGACCAGAACTTATTAA encodes:
- the hisA gene encoding 1-(5-phosphoribosyl)-5-[(5-phosphoribosylamino)methylideneamino]imidazole-4-carboxamide isomerase — its product is MRIIPAIDIIEGKCVRLTKGDYNTKKIYNENPLEVAKAFEDSGIEYLHLVDLDGAKAKHIVNYKILELIASKTNLKIDFGGGLKSNEDLNIAFNCGAKQITGGSIAVSDMETFEGWLSKYGPQKIILGADSNDGKIAINGWQEESNEEVISFIKNYQKKSVQYVICTDISKDGMLEGPSLELYKTIIKDCSNNSSSQSIKLIASGGVSGIQDLEDLKTIGCEGVIIGKAIYENRISLKELERFI